A part of Blastopirellula retiformator genomic DNA contains:
- the fadA gene encoding acetyl-CoA C-acyltransferase FadA — protein sequence MTQAVVIDGVRTAIGRAHPEKGVYRDVRSDDLAVACVRALLSRTGVDPQEIEDVIFGCTQQTLEQGLNVGRLIGLMGGVAHTAGGATMNRLCGSSLQALNQAAHSILAGGEDVHIVGGLEHMQHIPMDHGLDLNSKLFQQTSKAALMMGITAEFLAQTQEISRGDQDEFALASHKKATAAFAAGEFEKEIVPIYGRNEAGERTLITMDQCVRTDASIEALAMLQPAFMPGAGTVTAGNSSPLNDGAAALLMMSDSKAKELGLKPLVRVVATAVAGVDPSVMGTGPIPATKKVLKRAGLKLEDIDLIELNEAFAAQSLSCIRGLKLDVENVNVRGGAIAIGHPLGCSGARIATTLIHTMVDRSAKYGLATMCIGAGQGIATIFERID from the coding sequence ATGACGCAAGCCGTAGTGATTGATGGAGTTCGCACGGCGATCGGCCGAGCGCATCCCGAAAAGGGCGTGTATCGCGACGTCCGCAGCGATGACCTGGCGGTCGCTTGCGTGCGGGCGCTGTTGTCGCGGACCGGCGTTGATCCGCAGGAAATCGAGGACGTCATCTTTGGCTGCACGCAGCAGACGCTCGAGCAAGGCTTGAACGTCGGCCGCCTGATTGGCCTGATGGGCGGCGTCGCTCACACTGCCGGCGGCGCGACGATGAACCGCTTGTGCGGCAGTAGTCTGCAGGCTCTTAACCAGGCTGCCCATAGCATCTTGGCCGGGGGCGAAGACGTCCATATCGTCGGCGGGCTCGAGCACATGCAGCACATCCCGATGGATCATGGGCTCGACCTCAATTCGAAGCTGTTTCAGCAAACGTCCAAAGCGGCGCTGATGATGGGGATCACGGCCGAGTTCCTCGCCCAGACGCAAGAGATTTCCCGTGGCGATCAAGACGAGTTCGCCCTGGCCAGCCATAAGAAAGCGACTGCCGCTTTCGCCGCCGGCGAGTTCGAGAAAGAGATCGTTCCGATCTACGGCCGCAACGAGGCCGGAGAGCGAACGCTGATCACGATGGATCAGTGCGTCCGCACCGACGCGTCCATTGAGGCCCTTGCGATGCTGCAGCCAGCCTTCATGCCGGGCGCCGGAACGGTGACCGCCGGCAATAGTTCGCCGCTCAACGACGGCGCTGCGGCGCTGCTGATGATGTCCGACAGCAAGGCGAAAGAGCTGGGTTTGAAGCCGTTAGTCCGCGTGGTGGCGACTGCCGTCGCTGGCGTTGATCCCAGCGTGATGGGAACTGGCCCGATTCCGGCGACGAAAAAGGTGCTGAAGCGGGCCGGGCTGAAGCTAGAAGATATCGACTTGATCGAACTGAACGAGGCGTTTGCCGCTCAGTCACTCTCCTGTATCCGTGGATTGAAGCTCGATGTCGAAAACGTGAACGTCCGTGGCGGGGCGATCGCCATCGGGCATCCGCTTGGCTGCAGCGGGGCGCGAATCGCGACGACGTTGATTCATACGATGGTCGATCGGAGCGCCAAGTATGGACTCGCGACGATGTGCATCGGCGCTGGGCAAGGGATCGCGACCATCTTTGAACGGATCGACTAA
- a CDS encoding AMP-dependent synthetase/ligase, with product MAAPIQGDSMFELFVRRVAISGEAPALWTYEEGQFRSCTWNDLAADVAAVAASLRRLGVSPGERVAVELPNCHEWIVADLAIAAIGAVSVPLHVTYKSEERIRLLEHSGAKRSIRALGGELFEPAYNNDDVSLVDLIGCSEIESWEFLTVDAAPLAPFSSPKPEDLATIVYTSGTTGHPKGVMLSHRNLAFDALALVEAFDDSSEDRRLTFLPFSHLYARTCDLYTWIILGNELVLARSRETILDDCKLMRPTLINGVPYFYQKVADAVRAEGKIDQPGTLQKMLGGRIKMFACGGAPLADYAADIFAKQESPVRNGYGLSESAPVISASSRRIYRPRSVGRALPGVEVRIADDGEVLTRGPHVMQGYYKDAAATAEVIDGDGWLHTGDLGHLDDDQFLFITGRKKELIVTATGKKVAPAQIESALASDPLIAQAIVVGEGKNFLAALVVPNPEALREFIRQKRLWVFSKRGALRHRKVLAVYRERIDRLLADHPKHEQIVRFTLLGRGFTPDSGEMTPKLSLRRELIQQNCAAEIAALYR from the coding sequence ATGGCGGCCCCGATTCAAGGCGATTCGATGTTCGAGCTGTTTGTTCGCCGCGTGGCGATCAGCGGCGAGGCGCCAGCGCTCTGGACATACGAAGAGGGCCAATTTCGAAGTTGTACCTGGAACGATTTGGCGGCCGATGTCGCTGCCGTCGCCGCTAGCTTACGGCGGCTTGGCGTTTCGCCGGGGGAGCGAGTCGCAGTCGAATTGCCGAACTGCCACGAGTGGATCGTCGCCGATCTGGCGATTGCCGCGATTGGCGCCGTTAGCGTGCCGCTGCACGTGACCTACAAGAGCGAAGAGCGAATTCGCTTGCTTGAGCACTCGGGCGCGAAGCGTTCGATTCGCGCTCTCGGCGGCGAGCTGTTCGAGCCGGCCTATAACAACGACGACGTCAGCCTGGTCGATTTGATTGGCTGCAGCGAAATCGAATCGTGGGAGTTTCTCACCGTCGACGCAGCGCCGCTCGCCCCGTTTTCTTCGCCAAAACCAGAGGACCTGGCGACGATCGTCTATACCAGCGGAACCACGGGGCATCCGAAAGGCGTAATGCTATCGCACCGCAATCTGGCGTTTGACGCGCTAGCGCTGGTCGAAGCGTTTGACGACTCTTCCGAAGATCGTCGGCTGACGTTTCTGCCGTTCAGCCATTTGTATGCCCGGACCTGCGATCTCTACACGTGGATCATTCTCGGTAACGAACTCGTCTTGGCCCGCTCACGCGAAACGATCCTGGACGATTGTAAGCTGATGCGGCCGACGTTGATCAACGGAGTTCCGTACTTCTATCAGAAGGTGGCTGACGCGGTTCGAGCGGAAGGGAAGATCGACCAGCCGGGAACGCTGCAAAAAATGTTGGGCGGGCGAATTAAAATGTTCGCCTGCGGCGGCGCACCGCTGGCGGACTACGCAGCTGATATTTTTGCCAAGCAAGAGTCGCCGGTACGCAACGGTTATGGCCTGTCAGAGTCGGCGCCGGTCATCTCGGCTTCATCGCGCCGGATCTATCGCCCCCGCAGCGTCGGTCGGGCTTTGCCAGGCGTCGAAGTCCGTATCGCCGACGATGGCGAGGTTTTGACGCGTGGCCCGCACGTGATGCAAGGGTATTACAAGGACGCAGCGGCTACCGCCGAAGTGATCGACGGGGACGGTTGGTTGCACACCGGCGACTTGGGGCATCTGGACGACGATCAGTTTCTATTCATTACGGGGCGGAAGAAAGAATTGATCGTCACGGCGACCGGCAAGAAGGTCGCGCCGGCGCAGATCGAATCGGCGCTCGCCTCGGATCCGCTGATCGCTCAGGCAATCGTCGTCGGTGAGGGTAAGAACTTTCTGGCGGCGCTGGTCGTGCCCAATCCCGAGGCGCTGCGAGAGTTCATCCGCCAGAAACGGCTATGGGTGTTCTCGAAGCGGGGCGCATTGCGGCATCGCAAAGTGCTGGCCGTCTATCGCGAGCGGATTGATCGCCTGTTGGCCGACCATCCCAAGCACGAGCAGATCGTGCGGTTCACGCTGTTGGGACGGGGATTTACGCCGGACTCGGGCGAGATGACGCCCAAGCTGTCTTTGCGCCGCGAGCTAATCCAGCAAAACTGCGCGGCCGAAATCGCGGCCCTCTATCGATAG
- a CDS encoding acyl-CoA dehydrogenase family protein, translating into MSIQLPEGSQTENAPEESFAETALKLGGKSAEEARRTGAIDSADDQVEKLFQPQYQTVNSPAHRVVWDRGFDINLFLPKAEETPAELKKVMDDSIAVVNKFKAEKKLHNEEGKITREVMDALGEAGYWGLLVDKQYGGSGAPFRSFAPFLTRMAMADPTIAGLASVHGCIGAVDPVGTFGDEEQKQRWLPKLASGQRLSAFALTEPCAGSDLTALRTTAVLDGDAYVVNGEKLFITNVTPGRTIGLVCLIDDKPAVLVVDLPDAENDNFQLRKYGLWALKHTYNRGIIFKDFRVPKENLLEPIKGNGLTIAYHGLNLGRISLCANAAGTMRLMLASMLPWAKFRETYGEPIAKRELVQRRVGRMAGLIVAADALVAWCSTLIDAGYRGEMECIIAKIFGSEAQKEAAIELYMKTHGGRSFLHGHMFGDNVHEYLAPCIYEGEGEMLGMAFFKSLVKQHGTTYFEAVGKALAKAGIKKPNPLNPAHAWALKGAIAPYAGWLMKEYMTPKPRPHFPEMPSELKKHVEFAADKLQSLPLTISGVMRKHQLKLADRQCRMSLLSGQVQKLITILCTSLYASQQENELVREAADIICREMTNEVLSKPVSDRHFRRVTRLGAAIAEQGFPGVDGAPDEILMKYDK; encoded by the coding sequence ATGTCTATTCAGTTGCCTGAAGGTTCGCAAACCGAGAACGCCCCCGAAGAATCATTCGCCGAAACTGCGCTCAAGCTCGGGGGCAAAAGTGCGGAAGAGGCTCGTCGTACCGGCGCCATCGACAGCGCCGATGACCAGGTTGAAAAGCTATTCCAACCGCAGTACCAAACGGTCAACAGCCCCGCACACCGCGTCGTCTGGGATCGCGGCTTTGACATCAATCTCTTTCTTCCCAAGGCGGAAGAAACTCCGGCCGAGCTGAAAAAGGTGATGGACGACTCGATCGCCGTCGTCAACAAGTTCAAGGCCGAGAAGAAGCTCCACAACGAAGAGGGAAAGATCACTCGCGAGGTGATGGACGCCCTCGGCGAAGCAGGCTATTGGGGCCTGTTGGTTGACAAACAATACGGGGGCAGCGGGGCGCCGTTTCGCAGCTTCGCCCCCTTTCTAACGCGGATGGCAATGGCCGATCCAACAATCGCCGGACTCGCTTCGGTGCATGGTTGCATTGGCGCCGTCGATCCGGTCGGGACGTTCGGTGACGAAGAGCAAAAGCAACGCTGGCTGCCGAAGCTCGCCAGCGGCCAGCGGCTATCCGCCTTCGCGCTAACCGAGCCGTGCGCCGGATCGGACCTGACGGCGCTTCGTACAACTGCGGTGCTCGACGGCGACGCATACGTGGTCAACGGCGAAAAGCTGTTCATCACCAACGTGACGCCGGGACGCACCATCGGGCTGGTCTGCTTGATCGACGACAAGCCGGCGGTGCTGGTCGTCGACCTACCCGACGCCGAGAACGACAACTTCCAACTGCGGAAGTATGGCCTGTGGGCGCTCAAGCACACCTACAACCGCGGGATCATCTTCAAAGATTTCCGGGTGCCGAAAGAAAACCTGCTAGAGCCGATCAAAGGGAACGGCCTGACGATCGCCTACCACGGTTTGAATCTGGGACGCATTTCGCTCTGTGCGAACGCCGCCGGCACGATGCGGTTGATGTTGGCCAGCATGTTGCCGTGGGCCAAGTTTCGCGAGACCTACGGCGAGCCGATCGCCAAACGAGAATTGGTGCAGCGCCGCGTTGGCCGGATGGCTGGTTTGATTGTTGCGGCTGACGCGCTGGTCGCGTGGTGTTCGACGTTGATCGACGCCGGCTACCGGGGCGAAATGGAATGCATCATCGCCAAGATCTTCGGTAGTGAGGCCCAAAAAGAAGCGGCGATAGAGCTGTACATGAAGACCCACGGCGGTCGCTCGTTCCTGCATGGCCACATGTTTGGAGACAACGTCCACGAGTATCTCGCTCCCTGCATTTACGAAGGGGAAGGGGAGATGCTGGGGATGGCGTTCTTCAAGTCGCTGGTAAAACAGCATGGCACCACCTACTTCGAGGCGGTCGGCAAGGCGCTCGCCAAGGCGGGCATCAAAAAGCCGAATCCGCTCAATCCGGCCCATGCTTGGGCGTTGAAGGGAGCGATCGCGCCCTATGCCGGGTGGCTGATGAAAGAGTACATGACTCCGAAACCGCGGCCCCATTTCCCGGAAATGCCAAGCGAACTGAAAAAGCACGTCGAGTTTGCCGCTGACAAGCTGCAATCGCTGCCGCTGACGATCTCCGGCGTGATGCGCAAGCATCAGCTGAAGCTGGCCGATCGCCAATGCCGCATGTCGCTCCTCTCGGGCCAGGTGCAAAAATTGATTACCATACTATGCACCAGTTTGTACGCGTCGCAGCAAGAGAACGAGTTGGTCCGCGAAGCGGCCGACATTATCTGCCGCGAAATGACCAACGAGGTCCTCAGCAAACCGGTCAGCGATCGCCATTTCCGCCGCGTGACGCGGCTTGGCGCCGCGATCGCCGAACAAGGCTTCCCAGGCGTCGATGGGGCGCCGGACGAAATCTTGATGAAGTACGACAAGTAG
- the ispD gene encoding 2-C-methyl-D-erythritol 4-phosphate cytidylyltransferase, whose protein sequence is MSNFGVILPAAGRSTRFGDPRHKKVYAPLAGKAVWLHSAERFAARADVDQVIVVISPEDEASFRADYAADIERLHLSVALGGAERSDSISNAIALLDEDISMVAVHDAARPCLSDQLINDVFAAANEHGAAMLATPVAGTLKRVFDDRTIQETVSRAHIWEAQTPQVFRRDWFTTAYQSRSANAVTDDAQLLEQIGKRVVVVPGSQLNRKITTREDLLIAAATLSFL, encoded by the coding sequence GTGAGTAACTTTGGCGTCATCTTGCCGGCGGCGGGTCGCAGTACGCGATTCGGCGATCCGCGGCACAAGAAAGTTTACGCTCCCCTGGCCGGCAAAGCGGTCTGGCTACATAGCGCCGAACGGTTCGCCGCTCGCGCCGATGTCGACCAGGTCATCGTCGTCATCTCGCCCGAAGATGAAGCGTCGTTTCGGGCCGACTATGCTGCCGATATCGAGCGTTTGCACTTGTCGGTTGCCCTCGGCGGCGCTGAGCGGAGCGACTCGATCTCTAACGCCATCGCGCTGCTGGACGAAGATATCAGCATGGTCGCAGTACATGATGCGGCCCGGCCTTGTCTCAGCGATCAGTTGATCAACGACGTTTTCGCCGCTGCCAACGAGCATGGCGCCGCGATGTTGGCGACGCCGGTCGCCGGCACGCTGAAGCGAGTCTTTGATGATCGGACGATCCAGGAAACCGTCTCCCGGGCTCACATCTGGGAAGCCCAGACTCCGCAGGTTTTCCGCCGCGATTGGTTTACCACAGCGTACCAGTCGCGATCTGCCAATGCGGTAACCGACGACGCTCAATTGCTGGAGCAGATTGGCAAGCGGGTCGTCGTCGTCCCCGGCTCGCAGCTGAACCGGAAGATCACGACGCGGGAAGACCTGCTAATCGCCGCTGCGACCCTCTCTTTCTTGTAG
- the tyrS gene encoding tyrosine--tRNA ligase, producing the protein MNDIFADLKWRGLIFQTTADDHLPKWLNEKPRSVYAGFDPTADSLHVGSLLPLMLLRRFQKAGHRPIALVGGATGMIGDPSGKSAERNLLSVEQLEKNVAGIKAQVSKLVDFDDSPAGAKLVNNFDWMNTFTYLEFLRDVGKHFPVNVMMAKDSVRSRLEREDAGISYTEFSYMLLQAYDFVHLSKEYDCELQIGGSDQWGNITAGTELGRRMFQKQLYGMTCPLLTKADGTKMGKTESGAIWLSADRTSPYAFYQYWVNVADDDVSKCLRFLTELEHEEIESLDKSRADEPHQRASQKRLAEHLTQLIHGDEGLATAQRATDIFFGGTIEDMNDAQLGQIFADVPSSELSRERLAGEGLGVLDAFVEAGLAKSKGEARRVVTQGGAYVNNIRAESVDQSLTEKDLASETVLVLRSGKKKYALLRFQG; encoded by the coding sequence ATGAACGATATTTTCGCCGACCTGAAGTGGCGTGGACTGATTTTTCAAACCACTGCTGACGATCACCTTCCCAAGTGGTTGAACGAAAAGCCGCGATCCGTCTATGCCGGCTTTGACCCGACCGCCGACAGTCTACATGTCGGCAGTTTGTTGCCGCTGATGCTCCTCCGCCGCTTTCAAAAGGCAGGCCACCGCCCGATCGCGCTGGTGGGGGGTGCGACCGGTATGATCGGCGATCCGAGCGGCAAAAGCGCCGAGCGAAACCTGCTGTCGGTCGAACAGTTGGAGAAAAACGTCGCCGGCATAAAGGCCCAAGTCTCGAAGCTGGTCGACTTCGACGATTCGCCCGCCGGGGCCAAGCTGGTCAACAACTTCGACTGGATGAACACGTTCACCTACCTCGAATTCTTACGCGACGTCGGCAAGCATTTTCCGGTTAACGTGATGATGGCGAAGGACTCGGTCCGCAGTCGCCTGGAACGGGAAGACGCCGGGATTAGCTACACCGAGTTCAGCTACATGCTGCTGCAGGCGTACGACTTCGTTCATCTGAGCAAAGAATATGACTGCGAACTGCAGATCGGCGGCAGCGATCAGTGGGGGAACATCACGGCCGGTACCGAACTGGGACGCCGCATGTTCCAGAAGCAACTATACGGCATGACCTGCCCGCTGCTGACGAAGGCGGACGGCACGAAGATGGGGAAGACCGAGTCAGGCGCCATCTGGTTGTCGGCCGATCGGACCAGCCCGTACGCGTTTTACCAATACTGGGTGAATGTCGCCGACGACGACGTCAGCAAGTGCCTGCGTTTTTTGACCGAGCTGGAGCACGAAGAGATCGAGTCGCTCGACAAGTCGCGGGCCGACGAGCCGCACCAGCGCGCCAGCCAGAAACGCTTGGCCGAGCATCTGACGCAGCTGATCCATGGTGACGAAGGCTTGGCGACCGCCCAGCGGGCGACCGATATTTTTTTCGGCGGGACGATTGAAGACATGAATGACGCCCAGCTGGGCCAGATCTTCGCCGACGTCCCCAGCAGCGAACTATCGCGCGAGCGACTTGCCGGCGAAGGTCTCGGGGTTCTCGACGCGTTTGTCGAAGCGGGCCTCGCCAAGAGCAAAGGGGAAGCGCGTCGCGTCGTCACCCAGGGAGGCGCCTACGTCAACAACATTCGCGCCGAGAGCGTTGATCAGTCCCTGACCGAAAAAGACCTGGCCAGCGAAACCGTCCTGGTGCTGCGGAGCGGGAAGAAGAAGTACGCCCTGTTGCGGTTCCAGGGGTAG
- a CDS encoding DNA polymerase ligase N-terminal domain-containing protein translates to MKRFVLLYHEFPADHDDVSHYDLMLEEGEQLRTWRLAEKPDLLRPVHGKAIFPHRLDYLDYEGEVSGNRGSVTRIDRGEYELVRDDEEAIIVNLYGSVLAGRLAVLIS, encoded by the coding sequence ATGAAACGCTTCGTCCTGCTCTACCACGAATTTCCCGCCGATCACGACGACGTCAGCCACTACGACCTGATGCTCGAAGAAGGAGAACAGCTGCGCACCTGGCGATTGGCCGAGAAGCCTGACCTACTGAGGCCAGTCCACGGCAAAGCGATCTTCCCGCACCGGCTGGACTATCTCGACTACGAGGGAGAAGTCTCTGGCAACCGCGGATCGGTCACGCGCATCGATCGGGGTGAGTATGAGCTGGTCCGCGATGACGAAGAGGCGATCATCGTCAATCTTTACGGTAGCGTGTTGGCGGGGCGACTGGCCGTTTTGATCTCTTGA
- a CDS encoding cysteine desulfurase family protein, translated as MRRIFLDHNTTTPIAPSVQEAMLPFLAEFYATPDYDYPPSRIVEETLEDARGQVAKLIGGTNEEIVFTASGTEAINLAIQGTFFRNPGDIGGHLVVSAVDHPAVTETARFLKQLGVELTYVKCDRNGVVDPEEVEAAIRPQTRLVCVTLANHEIGAIQPMRQISEICRNHGVLLHADAVQACGKIRVQVQELGVDLLSLSAHKFYGPKGAGALYVRNGTPLAPLIYGEGQERGLRSGHENVPAWIGMGAAADLVRRCLDESSEAQARLRDMLQDRLTAGIRDRLGIHGGKAERLPNTLSVQFPGVIGARLLRQADAISAYTASSEFTGQAGSSPTLKALNLGDDAAASTVRLSIGWYTSEEEIEEAAELLVTAWESLIS; from the coding sequence ATGCGAAGAATTTTCCTCGACCACAATACGACCACTCCGATCGCGCCCAGCGTGCAGGAGGCGATGCTGCCGTTTCTGGCCGAGTTTTACGCCACGCCCGACTACGACTACCCGCCGTCCCGGATCGTCGAAGAGACGCTCGAAGACGCGCGCGGCCAGGTCGCCAAGTTGATCGGCGGCACGAACGAGGAAATCGTCTTTACCGCTTCCGGCACCGAAGCGATCAACCTGGCGATCCAGGGTACGTTTTTCCGCAATCCGGGCGATATCGGCGGGCACCTGGTCGTCTCGGCCGTCGATCATCCGGCGGTCACCGAAACGGCTCGCTTTCTGAAGCAGTTGGGAGTCGAGCTGACCTACGTCAAATGCGACCGGAACGGCGTGGTCGACCCCGAAGAAGTCGAAGCGGCGATTCGCCCGCAAACGCGGTTGGTTTGCGTGACGCTGGCCAATCACGAAATCGGCGCGATTCAACCAATGCGTCAAATCTCCGAAATCTGTCGCAATCATGGCGTGCTGCTGCACGCCGATGCGGTTCAGGCATGCGGCAAGATTCGGGTCCAGGTGCAGGAACTGGGAGTCGATTTGCTCAGCTTGTCGGCCCACAAGTTCTACGGCCCCAAAGGCGCCGGAGCGCTCTACGTCCGCAATGGAACGCCGCTGGCCCCGCTGATCTATGGCGAAGGACAAGAACGCGGTCTGCGGAGTGGACACGAAAACGTGCCGGCCTGGATCGGCATGGGCGCCGCGGCCGATCTAGTCCGCCGCTGCCTGGACGAGTCGTCCGAAGCGCAAGCCCGACTGCGCGACATGCTGCAGGATCGGTTGACGGCCGGCATCAGGGATCGCCTGGGCATCCACGGCGGCAAGGCGGAGCGTTTGCCCAACACCCTCTCGGTGCAATTCCCCGGCGTGATCGGCGCTCGTCTGCTACGTCAGGCTGACGCGATCAGCGCCTACACCGCTTCGTCGGAATTTACCGGGCAAGCAGGCAGTTCTCCCACCTTGAAAGCGTTGAACCTGGGAGACGACGCCGCGGCCAGCACGGTTCGACTGAGCATCGGCTGGTACACCTCGGAAGAGGAAATCGAAGAAGCGGCCGAACTGTTGGTCACTGCTTGGGAAAGCCTGATCAGCTAA
- a CDS encoding DUF1559 family PulG-like putative transporter — MSSPLRRGFTLVELLVVITIIGILAGLLLPAVSIAREAARNASCKNNLKQIGVAVMNFNSDKHRMPSAMSFVPTSGSPTYATPIVNWPVPLLSQLGRNDLSDLYSEGYRTSTPAAAVAALNGQVLPILNCPSDPVDVIDVDSNPIGYFANGGIKNDYSVTSSTNAIEIEANGAWSDNALTPGSLTALIDRMKDGSTNTILLAERIQTGQDIEWNEVNAPGGAPNDYEAAVFWYDSFATTNTPINSVLGDPVTASNSLPSSNHFDGVNVCFVDGSVKFVDDNINGTVLGRLMSSNGAKANYTPGTPSAAPNPSWQATPIKGTDLSL, encoded by the coding sequence ATGTCTTCTCCGCTTCGTCGCGGTTTTACGCTCGTTGAATTGCTGGTCGTGATCACGATCATCGGCATTTTGGCGGGCTTGTTGCTTCCGGCGGTTTCGATCGCGCGCGAAGCAGCCCGCAACGCCTCGTGCAAAAACAACTTGAAACAAATCGGCGTGGCCGTCATGAACTTCAATTCGGACAAGCATCGGATGCCGTCGGCGATGTCGTTCGTGCCTACGAGCGGCTCGCCTACCTACGCCACCCCAATTGTCAATTGGCCGGTTCCGCTTCTTTCCCAGTTGGGACGCAATGACCTCTCCGATCTCTATAGCGAAGGTTACCGAACCAGTACCCCAGCAGCGGCTGTTGCGGCTCTTAACGGACAGGTGCTCCCAATCCTGAACTGCCCGAGCGATCCGGTTGACGTTATTGATGTCGACTCGAACCCGATCGGTTATTTTGCGAACGGTGGGATTAAGAATGACTACTCGGTCACTTCGTCGACGAATGCGATTGAGATCGAGGCGAACGGTGCGTGGAGCGACAACGCCCTTACCCCGGGGAGTCTGACGGCGCTGATTGATCGCATGAAGGATGGTTCCACCAATACCATACTGCTGGCGGAACGCATCCAAACGGGGCAAGACATTGAATGGAACGAAGTGAATGCGCCTGGCGGCGCGCCGAATGATTACGAAGCGGCGGTTTTCTGGTATGACAGTTTCGCCACGACGAACACGCCGATTAACAGCGTATTGGGTGATCCGGTCACGGCTTCCAACTCGCTTCCCTCCAGCAACCACTTCGATGGAGTTAACGTCTGTTTCGTCGATGGATCGGTGAAGTTCGTGGATGACAACATCAACGGTACCGTGCTTGGTCGCCTGATGTCGTCCAATGGCGCCAAGGCCAACTATACGCCGGGTACGCCGTCCGCCGCGCCGAATCCCAGTTGGCAAGCGACGCCGATTAAGGGCACTGACCTGAGCCTGTAA
- the tadA gene encoding tRNA adenosine(34) deaminase TadA encodes MIDTVEPRPFEFPSFHQIFMHQALELAEQAAREKEVPVGAIIVHENKVIAAAYNQRETLHDPTAHAEMIAITQAAESLQNWRLENCTLYVTLEPCPMCAGAIVQARIPTVVFGAVDPKAGAVTSLYSLLSDTRLNHRCEVVPGVLSQQCGAVLTEFFRARRAEGKK; translated from the coding sequence ATGATTGATACTGTTGAACCCCGGCCATTTGAGTTCCCCTCGTTCCATCAGATCTTCATGCATCAAGCGCTGGAACTAGCCGAGCAGGCCGCGCGAGAGAAGGAAGTGCCGGTCGGGGCGATCATTGTGCATGAAAACAAGGTGATCGCCGCCGCCTACAACCAACGAGAAACGCTCCACGATCCGACCGCCCATGCCGAGATGATCGCCATCACCCAGGCGGCCGAATCGCTGCAAAACTGGCGGCTGGAGAACTGCACGCTTTACGTGACGCTCGAGCCCTGCCCAATGTGCGCCGGAGCGATTGTCCAGGCCCGGATTCCAACCGTCGTCTTTGGGGCGGTTGACCCGAAAGCGGGCGCCGTCACTTCGCTCTACAGCTTGCTTAGCGACACTCGGCTTAACCATCGCTGTGAAGTTGTTCCCGGCGTGCTGAGCCAACAGTGCGGCGCCGTATTGACCGAATTTTTTCGAGCCCGTCGTGCGGAAGGCAAAAAGTAA
- a CDS encoding DUF1559 family PulG-like putative transporter — MSLARRGFTLVELLVVIAIIGVLAGLLLPAVNYARETARQATCMNNQRQLALGVAMHVDNKKRYPGYVEAQLGAVDITWIQSIFPYIEQPALASNWKSVSATPAAGSPLLPQLDLLICPSNREDWLGPFNSYCGNGGLASEGLSVNPSNSYVPENTENGIFIYRGSYLGNKPQVSDATIKDGLSTTMLLSENLQASNWNETTTALQAGGVDPATYGRKTGVVMSWFTSGGSVATPGPTSWMPINGLKYDEARGTAPRPSSEHSGVVIAAMADGSVTRISEKIGYAVYAQLLVTDGTKVRDGGSGPLTYVLNDADYKN; from the coding sequence ATGTCTCTGGCTCGTCGCGGTTTTACGCTCGTTGAATTATTGGTCGTTATCGCCATCATTGGCGTCTTGGCAGGATTGCTATTGCCGGCGGTCAACTACGCGCGAGAAACCGCGCGACAAGCGACTTGTATGAATAATCAACGCCAGCTCGCTCTGGGCGTGGCGATGCATGTCGACAACAAGAAGCGATATCCCGGCTATGTCGAAGCGCAGCTGGGCGCGGTCGACATCACCTGGATTCAGTCCATTTTTCCGTACATCGAACAACCGGCCCTCGCATCAAATTGGAAAAGCGTCTCGGCGACTCCGGCCGCCGGCAGTCCTTTGCTGCCGCAGCTTGACCTGCTGATCTGCCCGAGCAATCGCGAGGACTGGCTCGGCCCATTCAACTCATATTGCGGCAACGGCGGTTTGGCGAGCGAAGGGCTCTCGGTCAATCCTTCCAACAGCTACGTTCCCGAAAACACCGAGAACGGCATCTTCATTTATCGTGGCAGCTACCTGGGCAATAAGCCGCAAGTTTCGGATGCGACGATCAAAGATGGTTTGAGCACCACAATGTTGCTATCCGAAAATCTGCAGGCCTCCAACTGGAATGAGACGACGACCGCGCTGCAAGCTGGCGGCGTTGATCCCGCCACCTACGGACGCAAGACCGGCGTCGTGATGAGCTGGTTTACCAGCGGCGGCTCGGTCGCTACGCCAGGTCCGACTTCGTGGATGCCGATCAACGGCTTGAAGTATGACGAAGCTCGCGGCACGGCGCCTCGACCTTCGTCGGAACACTCAGGCGTCGTGATCGCCGCGATGGCGGATGGATCGGTGACGCGTATCTCGGAAAAGATTGGTTATGCGGTCTACGCCCAGTTGCTGGTTACCGACGGCACCAAGGTTCGTGATGGGGGCAGCGGCCCGCTGACCTATGTCTTGAACGATGCGGACTACAAGAACTAG